From Verrucomicrobiota bacterium, a single genomic window includes:
- a CDS encoding sugar ABC transporter ATP-binding protein: protein MITPRLRMGQVQKSFGATRALKNVSFEVAPGEVHALIGENGAGKSTLMKILSGAYRPDAGQIELDGQPFVPANPLHARHGGIAMIYQELTLAPHLSVEENILLGEEPATLGWLNRPRRHELARAALAELHHENIPLNAPVNSRTIAEQQVVEIARALIGEPKVLIMDEPTSSLTQVDTENLFAVIERLRQRGVSIVYISHFLEECKRVCNRYTVLRDGESVGTGEMATADLNEIIRLMVGREISDIYPRTPHRLGKPVLEFRALAGQTKPRSVSLTLHEGEILGIAGLVGAGRTETVRACFGLDRIKSGTVLVESREETHRTPAQRLADGIGLLSENRKEEGLMLNRSLADNLTITRYEPVSRMGFINGRSQRQAAGEWMQRLDVRAQSPAQTVGELSGGNQQKIAIGRLLHHDAKILLLDEPTRGIDVGSKAQVYKLMGELAAQGKAILFVSSYLPELLGICDTIGVMCRGVLSAVRPVGEWREHSIIASAIGRTEAAAK, encoded by the coding sequence ATGATCACACCACGCCTTCGCATGGGCCAGGTGCAAAAGAGCTTTGGTGCCACGCGCGCCCTCAAAAATGTTTCCTTCGAGGTTGCACCTGGCGAGGTTCATGCGCTCATCGGTGAGAACGGCGCGGGCAAGAGCACGTTGATGAAAATTCTCAGCGGTGCGTACCGTCCCGACGCCGGCCAGATCGAACTCGATGGCCAGCCCTTCGTTCCCGCCAATCCGCTTCATGCCCGGCACGGCGGCATTGCGATGATTTACCAGGAACTCACCCTCGCGCCACACCTGAGCGTGGAGGAAAACATATTGCTGGGGGAAGAGCCGGCGACGCTCGGTTGGTTGAACCGCCCACGCCGTCACGAGCTTGCCCGCGCCGCGCTGGCCGAGCTTCATCACGAAAACATTCCGTTGAACGCGCCGGTGAACAGCCGCACCATCGCCGAACAGCAGGTCGTGGAAATCGCGCGGGCGCTCATCGGCGAGCCAAAGGTGCTCATCATGGACGAACCGACCAGCAGCCTCACGCAGGTTGATACCGAGAATCTGTTTGCGGTCATCGAGCGGCTGCGTCAACGCGGTGTGAGCATCGTCTATATCAGTCATTTCCTGGAGGAATGTAAGCGCGTTTGCAATCGTTACACCGTGCTGCGCGACGGCGAAAGCGTCGGTACCGGTGAGATGGCGACCGCGGATTTGAACGAGATCATCCGACTCATGGTGGGCCGGGAAATCAGCGACATCTATCCGCGCACGCCGCACCGCCTCGGCAAACCAGTTCTGGAATTTCGCGCCTTGGCGGGACAGACCAAGCCGCGCTCGGTGAGTTTGACGTTGCACGAAGGCGAAATCCTAGGCATTGCCGGACTTGTCGGCGCGGGACGCACGGAAACGGTGCGCGCCTGTTTCGGTTTGGACCGAATTAAAAGCGGAACGGTTTTGGTGGAATCAAGAGAAGAAACCCATCGCACTCCCGCGCAACGACTGGCCGACGGAATTGGTTTGCTGAGCGAGAACCGCAAGGAGGAAGGGTTGATGCTCAATCGAAGCCTGGCGGATAATCTGACCATCACCCGGTACGAACCGGTTTCCCGAATGGGTTTCATCAATGGCCGCTCGCAGCGACAGGCTGCGGGAGAGTGGATGCAACGGCTGGACGTTCGCGCTCAAAGCCCGGCGCAGACGGTGGGTGAATTATCCGGCGGCAATCAACAGAAGATTGCCATTGGACGACTGCTGCATCACGATGCAAAAATCCTGCTGCTGGACGAGCCGACGCGCGGGATTGACGTCGGCAGCAAAGCGCAGGTCTATAAACTGATGGGCGAATTGGCGGCGCAAGGCAAAGCGATCCTCTTCGTCAGCTCGTATCTACCGGAACTGCTCGGCATTTGCGACACCATCGGCGTGATGTGCCGTGGTGTATTGTCGGCCGTTCGCCCGGTCGGCGAGTGGAGGGAGCACAGCATCATCGCCTCGGCCATTGGTCGGACCGAAGCAGCAGCCAAATGA
- a CDS encoding HYR domain-containing protein, whose translation MKNLLWTIRTTLMLAVGTVSALAVTADYTVQVSAEAQNSPAQIKLSWPQDMYCVPTSYTVYRKAPEATTWNVVITLPGTETSFIDTNVTTQTDYEYQVEKIAVGYSGYGCVLAGIEAPLTEFRGKVILIVDNTYAADLANELALLQQDLAGDGWIVLRHDVLRNDSVISVKTLIQADYFVDTNSVKSVFLFGHVPVPYSGNIVPDGHVPDHQGAWPADVFYGDMNGTWTDSSVSNTFAYNARNWNVPGDGKFDQSIVATGVELAVGRVDLSDLPSFPLSEKELLRQYLNKDHNFRHKLITAERRGLIQDSFATSSGSPFAPSGWRNFAAFFGASNITAIAPATWFSTLSTDSYLWAYGCGGGTFTSADGVGCTADYAANNPKAVFNLLFGSYFGDWDSTDNFMRASLATPDYGLTCGWAGRPHWFLHQMGLGETIGFCARLTQNNGNGGLYKQVNAGSLQVHVALMGDPTLRLHPVAPPSALAATASTGQVALAWSPATETILGYFVYRSTNELGPFTRVTDALVSDPAFTDTGLGAGTYTYMVRAIKLESSASGSYYNASQGAFATATVTQVALSLISAPDLKLELGTAWSFVPPTAGGGCGNVSVSPLLTSTNATCGNSFFAVRVWQATDEVGNTCFATNLVVVGDTTPPTLSMLSSKTVYLGAPWIFDTPTASDAGGNVKVTVLNVVTNLGAGGEYTATCTWQATDPCGNASTCSQTVTVQNPPPTFVSIMAMDANAAEAPLDTGTYVISRTGALSKPLTVKLGYGGTARNGVDYRALPTQVTIPAGANSIALVLVPIMDNLNESTETAVVTIQSSSAYLLGTNFKATVSIQNATPITISVVATDADASEAGPNTGMFVLSRTGDNAAPLTVKLGYSGTARNGVDYLTLPSQVTIPAGVSSLSLQLTPIRDGLDEKSETAVITVQSSSSYLLGTSSKATATLANAQN comes from the coding sequence ATGAAAAATTTATTGTGGACGATACGGACGACGTTGATGCTGGCAGTCGGAACTGTTTCCGCGCTGGCCGTGACCGCGGATTACACCGTGCAAGTCAGCGCCGAGGCGCAAAACTCACCCGCGCAAATCAAACTCAGTTGGCCGCAGGACATGTACTGCGTGCCCACCAGTTACACCGTCTATCGCAAAGCGCCGGAGGCGACGACTTGGAATGTCGTCATTACATTGCCTGGCACCGAAACCAGTTTCATCGACACGAATGTCACGACGCAAACCGACTACGAATATCAGGTCGAGAAGATCGCGGTCGGTTACAGCGGATATGGGTGCGTGCTCGCCGGCATCGAAGCGCCGCTGACGGAATTTCGCGGCAAGGTGATCTTGATCGTGGACAACACCTACGCCGCGGACCTCGCCAACGAGCTGGCGTTGCTCCAACAAGACCTGGCGGGTGATGGTTGGATTGTTTTGCGGCACGATGTTTTACGCAACGACAGCGTGATCAGCGTGAAAACGTTGATTCAGGCGGATTACTTCGTGGATACGAACAGCGTGAAATCCGTGTTTTTGTTTGGCCACGTTCCGGTACCCTACTCCGGCAACATCGTGCCCGACGGCCACGTGCCCGACCACCAAGGGGCCTGGCCCGCGGACGTTTTTTACGGCGACATGAACGGCACCTGGACCGACAGCAGCGTGAGCAACACGTTCGCTTACAACGCGCGCAACTGGAACGTTCCCGGTGACGGCAAGTTCGATCAATCCATCGTCGCCACTGGCGTGGAACTGGCCGTGGGGCGAGTTGATTTGTCCGATCTGCCCTCCTTCCCTCTTTCTGAGAAAGAGTTGTTGCGGCAATACCTGAACAAGGACCACAACTTTCGTCACAAACTGATCACGGCCGAACGCCGCGGCCTCATTCAAGATTCGTTTGCCACGTCCAGCGGCTCGCCGTTTGCGCCGAGTGGTTGGCGCAACTTCGCCGCATTTTTTGGCGCGTCCAACATCACCGCCATCGCGCCGGCAACGTGGTTTTCCACGCTGAGCACGGACAGTTACCTGTGGGCTTACGGTTGTGGCGGCGGCACTTTCACCAGCGCGGACGGCGTGGGTTGCACGGCGGACTATGCGGCCAATAATCCGAAAGCAGTTTTTAACCTGCTGTTCGGAAGCTATTTTGGCGATTGGGATTCGACCGACAATTTCATGCGCGCATCACTGGCCACGCCTGACTATGGTCTGACGTGCGGCTGGGCCGGCCGGCCGCATTGGTTTCTTCATCAGATGGGACTGGGCGAAACCATCGGCTTCTGCGCGCGCCTGACTCAAAACAATGGCAACGGCGGACTTTACAAACAGGTCAACGCCGGCAGCCTCCAGGTTCATGTGGCCTTGATGGGCGATCCGACCCTGCGCTTGCATCCGGTGGCTCCACCTTCTGCATTGGCCGCCACCGCCAGCACGGGCCAGGTCGCGTTGGCTTGGAGCCCCGCAACGGAAACAATTTTGGGCTATTTCGTTTATCGTTCCACGAACGAATTGGGACCATTCACGCGCGTCACGGACGCGCTCGTCAGTGACCCGGCCTTCACCGACACGGGACTGGGAGCCGGCACTTACACTTACATGGTACGCGCGATAAAACTGGAATCCTCGGCCAGCGGCAGTTACTACAACGCCAGTCAGGGCGCGTTTGCCACCGCAACCGTCACCCAGGTGGCGCTGTCTCTCATCAGCGCACCCGATCTCAAACTGGAACTTGGCACCGCTTGGTCTTTCGTACCGCCCACTGCCGGCGGGGGTTGCGGCAATGTCAGCGTCTCTCCGCTGTTGACCAGCACCAACGCCACCTGCGGCAACAGCTTCTTCGCGGTTCGCGTCTGGCAGGCGACCGACGAAGTTGGGAACACATGCTTCGCCACCAACCTTGTGGTCGTTGGAGACACCACTCCGCCAACCCTTTCCATGCTGTCGAGCAAAACCGTTTACCTCGGTGCGCCCTGGATCTTCGACACGCCCACCGCCAGCGACGCCGGCGGCAACGTGAAGGTCACGGTTCTCAACGTCGTGACCAACCTCGGCGCTGGCGGCGAGTACACCGCCACTTGCACCTGGCAAGCCACCGATCCGTGCGGCAATGCCAGCACGTGCAGCCAGACCGTCACCGTCCAGAACCCGCCGCCAACGTTTGTATCGATCATGGCCATGGATGCAAACGCTGCTGAAGCGCCACTCGACACGGGCACGTACGTCATTTCGCGGACGGGAGCTCTTTCCAAGCCGCTCACGGTGAAACTTGGCTATGGCGGCACCGCGCGCAACGGCGTGGATTATCGCGCGCTGCCAACCCAGGTCACCATTCCCGCCGGGGCGAATTCAATCGCACTGGTGCTCGTTCCAATCATGGACAACCTCAACGAGTCCACCGAAACCGCCGTGGTCACAATTCAATCCTCGAGTGCTTACCTGCTCGGAACGAACTTCAAAGCCACCGTGTCCATCCAGAATGCGACGCCCATCACGATCAGCGTTGTTGCGACCGACGCCGACGCGTCTGAGGCCGGGCCGAACACGGGGATGTTCGTCCTCTCCCGAACGGGCGATAATGCCGCACCGCTGACCGTGAAGCTCGGCTACAGTGGCACTGCACGCAACGGCGTGGATTACCTGACCTTGCCCAGCCAGGTCACGATTCCGGCGGGTGTCAGTTCGCTTTCACTGCAGCTCACTCCGATCCGGGATGGTTTGGATGAAAAAAGCGAAACCGCAGTGATCACGGTCCAATCTTCAAGTTCTTATCTTCTCGGCACCAGTTCAAAAGCCACCGCGACCCTCGCCAATGCTCAAAACTAG
- a CDS encoding prepilin-type N-terminal cleavage/methylation domain-containing protein translates to MKTITFRKSGFTLVEIMIVVAIIGLLAVIAIPNFVRARTTSQMNACINNLRQIDSAKQQWALETKQTTTATPTTADVRSYLVRGTVGPLPLCPAGGTSATFATCYTINEIGTPPVCLIVPTDPGAHKLP, encoded by the coding sequence ATGAAAACCATAACATTCCGAAAATCAGGTTTCACGCTCGTGGAGATCATGATCGTAGTGGCCATCATCGGTCTCCTGGCTGTCATTGCCATCCCCAACTTCGTAAGAGCGCGCACGACATCGCAGATGAATGCGTGCATCAACAACCTGCGCCAGATCGACTCGGCGAAGCAGCAATGGGCGCTCGAAACCAAGCAAACAACCACGGCCACGCCGACAACCGCAGATGTGCGAAGTTACCTTGTTCGCGGAACTGTTGGACCTCTGCCGTTATGCCCGGCGGGCGGCACCAGCGCGACTTTTGCAACGTGCTACACGATCAACGAAATTGGCACTCCGCCAGTTTGCCTTATTGTTCCAACCGATCCGGGAGCGCACAAGCTGCCTTAA
- a CDS encoding Uma2 family endonuclease encodes MALAQTLLLTAEDYRLMPETGPRYQLIEGELFMAPAPNRYHQDISGNIEFILMKYLEKHRVGKLYDAPFDVYLGEHNVFQPDKAFVSNERLSILTDMGAEGAPNLVVEILSDSTAHLDKKTKLKVYAANGVEELWLVDPETKSVKLYRFQDSAEEPAAVYHRNESFTSPCFPGLSISLSEIFKR; translated from the coding sequence ATGGCGCTGGCACAAACTCTATTGCTCACGGCGGAAGATTATCGCTTGATGCCCGAAACCGGGCCGCGCTATCAACTCATCGAGGGGGAACTTTTTATGGCGCCGGCACCGAATCGTTATCACCAGGACATTTCGGGAAACATCGAATTCATTTTGATGAAATACTTGGAAAAACATCGAGTCGGCAAACTCTATGACGCGCCGTTCGATGTTTATTTGGGCGAGCATAATGTTTTTCAGCCGGACAAGGCCTTTGTGTCCAATGAACGCCTTTCCATTCTGACCGACATGGGCGCGGAAGGCGCGCCCAATCTGGTCGTTGAAATTTTGTCGGACAGCACGGCGCACTTGGATAAAAAAACCAAATTGAAGGTGTACGCGGCAAACGGGGTGGAGGAACTCTGGCTGGTCGATCCGGAAACGAAGTCCGTCAAATTATATCGTTTTCAGGACAGTGCGGAGGAACCTGCCGCCGTTTACCATCGGAACGAAAGTTTTACATCCCCTTGCTTTCCGGGCTTGAGCATCAGCCTGTCAGAAATCTTCAAGCGCTGA
- a CDS encoding DNA topoisomerase III, with the protein MGKALIIAEKPSVASDVARVLGGFKKVDDFYESDQFVLSSAVGHLLELCPPEGVEAVRGKWTFKHLPVIPPHFDLRPIEKNESRLKLLARLIKRKDVDLLVNACDAGREGELIFRNIVKFTKAKQPIKRLWLQSMTPAAIRDGFARLREDKDLLPLADAAFSRSEADWLVGINGTRAMTAFNSKSGGFHLTTVGRVQTPTLAILVEREERIKKFVVRDYWEIHGTFAAQAGEYVGRWFDEKFSRKDGDDQLKPERVWDLAFAEAIRAKCLGKPGVVTEESKPTTSLSPLLYDLTSLQREANGRFGFSAKNTLGLAQTLYERHKVLTYPRTDSRALPEDYIETVKSTLGMLAGTHYGTFAEQILKSGWVHPNKRIFNNAKVSDHFAIIPTSLAPKHLSEPEQKLYDLVTKRFLAIFYPAAEFLVTTRITRVEAEPFKSEGKVMVNAGWMAVYGKEAQTDDTPSLVPVKPDEMVKTEKIAVEANQTKPPARFSEATLLGAMESAGKLVEDEELREAMIEKGLGTPATRAQIIEGLIWEKYVLRNGRELQPTAKAFSLITLLRGLNIPELSSPELTGDWEFKLRLMSRGKLKREDFMKEIADATREIVAKAKRHESDTVPGDYGKLKVPCPKCGGEILENYKKFQCQKCDFALWKIVASRQLEISEVEELISKRTVGPLQGFRSKMGKPFSAVIKLSPEFKPEFDFGNDQPKDGETATPVDFTGKEPLGKCPKCGARVFDAGMNYLCEKATGPEKTCTFRTGKIILQQQIEPAQVVKLLSEGRTDLLRGFVSNKTHRKFEAFLVVKDGGTAFEFAPRERKGKARDGTPKAPQPKVDFTGQEPLGKCPRCGGKVFETDSNYVCERSQADKKPCKFKTGKVILQQPIDRAQAVKLLAEHKTDLLKDFISKAGRPFPAYLVMDENGKVTFEFPPRDGD; encoded by the coding sequence ATGGGCAAAGCGCTGATCATTGCCGAGAAACCCTCCGTCGCAAGCGATGTCGCCAGGGTGCTGGGCGGGTTCAAAAAGGTGGACGATTTTTACGAGAGCGATCAATTCGTGCTCTCGTCCGCCGTCGGCCATCTGCTCGAACTGTGCCCCCCCGAAGGCGTCGAGGCCGTGCGCGGAAAGTGGACCTTCAAACATCTTCCGGTCATTCCACCACACTTCGATTTGCGGCCCATCGAGAAGAACGAGTCGCGCCTCAAGCTGCTCGCCCGGCTCATCAAACGAAAGGACGTGGACCTGCTTGTCAACGCTTGTGACGCCGGGCGCGAGGGCGAACTCATCTTTCGCAACATCGTCAAGTTCACGAAAGCGAAGCAGCCGATCAAACGGCTCTGGCTGCAATCCATGACCCCCGCCGCCATCCGCGACGGCTTTGCGCGACTCCGCGAGGACAAGGATTTGCTGCCGCTGGCCGACGCCGCATTCAGCCGTTCGGAGGCCGACTGGCTCGTGGGTATCAACGGCACGCGGGCAATGACGGCCTTCAATTCCAAGTCCGGTGGTTTTCATCTCACCACGGTGGGCCGGGTGCAGACGCCGACGCTCGCGATCCTGGTCGAGCGGGAAGAGCGCATCAAAAAATTTGTCGTGCGCGATTACTGGGAAATCCACGGCACCTTCGCGGCGCAAGCGGGTGAATACGTCGGCCGCTGGTTCGACGAAAAGTTTTCCCGAAAGGATGGTGACGACCAACTCAAGCCGGAGCGCGTTTGGGACCTCGCGTTCGCGGAAGCGATCCGCGCGAAGTGTCTCGGTAAGCCGGGCGTCGTTACGGAAGAAAGCAAACCCACCACGTCGCTCTCCCCGCTGCTTTACGATTTGACGAGTTTGCAGCGCGAGGCCAACGGGCGCTTCGGCTTTTCCGCCAAGAACACGCTCGGGCTGGCACAGACGCTTTACGAAAGACACAAAGTGCTGACGTATCCGCGAACGGACTCGCGCGCGTTGCCGGAGGATTACATCGAAACGGTGAAGTCCACGCTCGGAATGCTGGCGGGGACGCATTACGGCACTTTCGCGGAACAGATTTTGAAAAGCGGCTGGGTGCATCCCAATAAACGCATCTTCAACAACGCGAAAGTCTCAGATCACTTTGCCATCATCCCGACTTCGCTTGCGCCGAAACATCTCAGCGAGCCGGAGCAAAAACTTTACGACCTGGTGACGAAACGCTTTCTCGCGATTTTTTATCCGGCAGCGGAATTTCTTGTCACCACGCGCATCACGCGTGTCGAAGCCGAGCCGTTCAAGAGTGAAGGCAAGGTGATGGTGAACGCCGGCTGGATGGCGGTTTATGGCAAGGAAGCGCAGACCGATGACACGCCGAGTCTTGTGCCCGTAAAACCTGACGAGATGGTGAAGACTGAGAAGATTGCGGTGGAGGCGAATCAGACGAAGCCGCCCGCGCGCTTCTCGGAAGCGACCTTGCTCGGCGCAATGGAAAGCGCCGGGAAACTGGTCGAGGACGAGGAATTGCGCGAGGCCATGATCGAGAAAGGTCTCGGCACGCCCGCGACGCGCGCGCAAATCATCGAGGGTTTGATCTGGGAAAAATACGTTTTGCGAAACGGGCGTGAATTGCAGCCGACCGCCAAGGCGTTTTCGCTCATCACGCTGCTGCGCGGACTGAATATTCCGGAGCTATCTTCGCCGGAACTGACGGGCGATTGGGAATTCAAATTGCGGTTGATGTCGCGCGGCAAATTAAAGCGCGAAGATTTCATGAAGGAAATCGCCGACGCAACGCGCGAGATTGTGGCGAAAGCAAAGCGGCACGAAAGCGACACCGTGCCCGGCGATTACGGCAAACTCAAAGTGCCATGTCCGAAATGCGGCGGCGAGATTCTCGAGAATTACAAAAAGTTCCAGTGCCAGAAATGCGACTTCGCGCTCTGGAAAATCGTGGCGAGCCGGCAACTGGAGATTTCCGAAGTCGAGGAACTCATCAGCAAACGAACCGTTGGGCCGCTGCAAGGTTTTCGCAGCAAGATGGGCAAACCGTTCAGCGCGGTCATCAAGCTGTCGCCGGAATTCAAGCCGGAGTTTGATTTCGGCAACGACCAGCCGAAGGACGGCGAGACGGCCACGCCAGTGGATTTTACCGGCAAAGAGCCGCTCGGCAAATGTCCCAAGTGCGGCGCGCGGGTGTTCGATGCCGGGATGAATTATTTGTGCGAGAAGGCCACGGGGCCGGAAAAAACCTGCACGTTCCGCACGGGGAAGATTATTTTACAGCAGCAAATTGAACCAGCCCAGGTCGTCAAGCTGCTCAGCGAGGGCAGGACGGATTTGCTCAGAGGGTTCGTTTCCAACAAGACGCACCGCAAATTCGAGGCGTTCCTCGTGGTCAAGGATGGCGGCACGGCGTTTGAGTTCGCGCCACGCGAGCGGAAGGGGAAGGCCAGGGACGGCACGCCCAAAGCACCGCAGCCGAAGGTGGATTTCACCGGACAGGAACCCCTTGGCAAGTGTCCCAGGTGTGGCGGAAAAGTTTTTGAGACGGACAGCAATTATGTGTGCGAACGATCGCAGGCGGATAAGAAACCGTGCAAGTTCAAGACCGGGAAAGTAATTCTGCAACAGCCGATTGACCGCGCGCAGGCCGTGAAGTTGCTGGCCGAGCATAAGACCGATTTGCTGAAAGATTTTATTTCCAAAGCGGGCCGGCCCTTCCCGGCGTATCTCGTCATGGATGAAAACGGGAAAGTAACCTTCGAGTTTCCACCCCGGGACGGGGATTGA
- a CDS encoding ABC transporter permease, whose amino-acid sequence MSNDSRQNRFNLVALLNAVGPFFGLLLVVGLFSLSSEVRPYLFTGGNLKIILIQTVIVAIGALGMTMIIVSGGIDLSVGSVVALTSVLGATLLVRGYSPAATIILTILAGGIVGLGNGLVIAGFRMMPFIVTLGMMGVVRGTAKWLAGNQTVNNPPGTPINDIMARLQPTELFPLPLGVWIAIGLAIIMSVMMRHTIFGRYIFALGSNEATARLCGIRVQLHKVIIYTLAGLFFGLAGLMQLSRLTQGDPTVAVGLELDIIAAVVIGGASLNGGTGSILGSMIGALIMAVLRNGSNQMGWQNFTQEIIIGLVIILAVGLDKLRQSRHA is encoded by the coding sequence GTGAGCAACGATTCGAGACAAAACCGTTTCAATCTGGTTGCGTTGCTGAACGCCGTTGGGCCGTTCTTCGGACTGCTGCTGGTGGTCGGACTCTTTTCGCTCAGCTCGGAGGTGCGCCCGTATCTTTTCACCGGCGGAAATTTGAAGATCATTCTGATCCAGACGGTGATTGTCGCCATCGGCGCATTGGGAATGACGATGATTATTGTCAGTGGTGGAATTGATTTGAGCGTGGGCTCGGTTGTGGCGCTGACGAGCGTGTTGGGCGCGACGTTGCTGGTGAGAGGCTATTCGCCGGCGGCGACCATCATCCTGACCATTCTCGCCGGTGGCATCGTGGGGTTGGGCAACGGCCTGGTCATCGCCGGTTTTCGCATGATGCCCTTCATCGTGACGCTGGGCATGATGGGCGTGGTGCGCGGCACGGCCAAATGGCTGGCCGGCAATCAAACCGTCAACAATCCGCCCGGCACGCCGATCAACGACATCATGGCGCGGTTGCAACCGACGGAATTGTTTCCGTTGCCACTCGGCGTGTGGATCGCCATTGGTCTTGCAATCATCATGTCAGTGATGATGCGGCACACGATTTTTGGCCGGTACATTTTTGCCCTAGGGTCGAATGAAGCGACGGCGCGTTTGTGCGGTATCCGGGTGCAACTGCACAAGGTGATCATCTACACGCTGGCGGGGTTGTTCTTCGGTCTGGCTGGGCTTATGCAACTTTCCCGACTGACTCAAGGAGACCCGACCGTAGCAGTTGGGTTGGAACTGGACATCATCGCGGCGGTGGTCATCGGTGGCGCGAGTCTGAACGGCGGCACCGGCAGCATCCTCGGCTCGATGATAGGCGCGCTGATCATGGCCGTGTTGCGGAATGGCTCGAACCAGATGGGCTGGCAGAACTTCACTCAGGAAATCATCATCGGCCTTGTGATCATCCTGGCGGTGGGCTTGGACAAGCTGCGGCAGTCACGCCACGCCTGA
- a CDS encoding tyrosine recombinase XerC has product MDQWIKKFLAHLATDRGASVYTQRNYRQTLTEFHRWHQQERQQPPHWETLKRDDFRSYLRFLGRGNLGRAAIQLRFSALRSFYKFLVRQGVLMASPIKNLSLPKIEKRLPKFLTAQQMVDLLRAPLKELTALKKNSETKIDETVFLRDVAILETIYSCGLRISELCGLQVQDIDWHNQSIRVRGKGKKERLVPIGAPALEAIRHYWSQLTHPPTDSMLVFVVDQEKRSPLYPRLVQLRLKRYLEIAGLDPKLTPHKLRHSYATHMLDAGADLRSVQELLGHAHLVTTQVYTHLTTERLKRAYDEAHPRA; this is encoded by the coding sequence ATGGATCAATGGATCAAGAAATTCCTCGCCCACCTGGCGACGGATCGCGGCGCGTCGGTTTACACCCAGCGAAACTACAGACAGACGCTGACAGAATTCCACCGCTGGCATCAGCAAGAACGACAGCAACCGCCTCACTGGGAAACCTTGAAGCGGGACGACTTCCGAAGTTATCTCCGTTTTCTTGGTCGGGGCAATCTGGGTCGCGCCGCCATTCAACTCCGTTTCTCGGCCTTGCGTTCGTTCTACAAATTCCTGGTCCGGCAGGGGGTCTTGATGGCATCGCCCATCAAGAACCTTTCATTGCCAAAAATCGAAAAGCGATTGCCGAAATTCCTGACTGCGCAGCAGATGGTTGATCTGCTGCGGGCACCGTTGAAGGAGTTGACCGCTTTGAAAAAGAATTCCGAAACAAAGATTGACGAAACGGTCTTTCTCCGGGACGTCGCGATTCTTGAAACAATCTATTCCTGCGGTTTGCGCATCAGCGAACTCTGCGGGTTGCAGGTGCAGGACATTGATTGGCACAATCAGAGTATTCGCGTTCGCGGCAAGGGGAAAAAGGAGCGCCTGGTTCCCATCGGAGCGCCAGCCTTGGAGGCGATTCGACATTACTGGAGCCAGTTGACTCACCCGCCGACCGATTCGATGCTGGTGTTTGTTGTGGATCAAGAAAAGCGATCGCCACTCTATCCGCGTCTGGTGCAACTTAGGTTGAAGCGCTATCTGGAAATTGCCGGTTTGGATCCCAAGTTGACGCCCCACAAACTGCGTCACAGTTACGCGACGCACATGCTCGACGCCGGCGCGGATTTGCGCAGCGTGCAGGAACTGCTCGGCCATGCTCATCTGGTCACCACACAGGTTTATACTCACTTGACGACCGAACGCTTGAAACGGGCGTACGATGAGGCACATCCGCGGGCGTAG